The Larimichthys crocea isolate SSNF chromosome XI, L_crocea_2.0, whole genome shotgun sequence genome has a segment encoding these proteins:
- the capn3b gene encoding calpain-3b isoform X2, which yields MEDGEYKGKEPLVEDTKVKILFETEASSGPDEKADYPNLGSNSIYSAILSRNEAVKDARRLKTFLELRDKYVKKNVVFEDPLFPANDSSLFYSHKPSMKFEWKRPSEICENPQFIIDGANRTDICQGELGDCWLLAAIACLTVNEKLLYRVVPSDQSFTENYAGIFHFQFWRYGEWIDVIVDDRLPTFNNQLVFTKSFRKNEFWSALFEKAYAKLHGSYEALKGGNTLEAMEDFTGGVTEFFELSEAPKDLYSIMRKALERGSLMGCSIDVTSAHEMETRTNQGLVRGHAYSIIGLAECDEVAKNTKVRLIRLRNPWGRVLWKGPWSANSKEWSTVSIADRESLKKQTVEESEFWMSFNDFMRNFTKLEMCNLTPDTLECEERNSWTVSVNEGRWVRGSSAGGCRNFPETFWTNPQYRLQLYEEDDDPENGEVVCTVVVALMQKGRRMQRHQGARFLTIGFSIYEVPKEMRGQNQHLQKDFFLYTASKAKCKTYINLREVTERFRLPPGEYVIIPTTFEPHQEGEFTLRVFSEKQNTSEEAEDTIGSDQMQPIVFVSDRARANKEIEHDGIRGEKKKKPKRKLLEPEEETEEEKQFRAIFKQISGDDMQICANELKTIMKNVLSKHNEIKSEGFSLETCRSMIALMDTDGTGKLNLQEFKHLWKKIKAWQVIFKQYDKNKSCSISSFEMRNAVNDAGFHLNNQLYNIIAMRYADENLNIDFDSYICCFVRLEGMFRAFNAFDKDGDGIIKLNVLEWLQLTMYS from the exons ATGGAGGACGGGGAATATAAAGGTAAAGAGCCTCTTGTTGAAGATACAAAGGTGAAGATACTTTTTGAAACTGAAGCATCATCTGGGCCCGATGAGAAAGCCGATTACCCCAATTTAGGGAGTAACTCGATCTACTCTGCGATTCTAAGCAGAAATGAGGCTGTTAAGGATGCCAGGCGTCTTAAGACTTTTTTGGAACTGCGAGACAAATACGTGAAGAAGAATGTGGTGTTTGAAGACCCTCTGTTTCCTGCAAATGACTCCTCGCTCTTCTACAGTCACAAACCTTCCATGAAGTTTGAGTGGAAGCGTCCCTCG GAAATTTGTGAAAATCCCCAATTCATCATCGATGGAGCCAACAGGACAGACATCTGTCAAGGAGAATTGG GTGACTGCTGGTTGCTGGCTGCCATCGCCTGTCTGACAGTGAACGAGAAGCTGCTGTACAGAGTGGTTCCCTCGGATCAGAGCTTCACTGAGAACTACGCCGGCATCTTCCACTTCCAG TTCTGGCGTTATGGGGAATGGATCGATGTCATTGTGGACGACCGCCTCCCCACCTTCAACAACCAGCTGGTTTTCACCAAATCTTTCAGAAAGAACGAGTTCTGGAGCGCACTTTTCGAAAAAGCTTATGCAAA GTTGCACGGGTCTTATGAGGCACTGAAAGGGGGTAACACTTTGGAAGCCATGGAGGATTTCACAGGAGGAGTAACTGAGTTCTTCGAGTTGTCTGAGGCGCCGAAAGATCTCTACAGCATCATGAGGAAGGCGCTGGAGAGAGGCTCGCTCATGGGATGCTCCATAGAT GTTACTTCAGCCCATGAAATGGAGACTCGGACTAATCAGGGGCTGGTTAGGGGTCATGCTTACTCCATCATAGGCCTGGCAGAG tgtGACGAGGTCGCAAAGAACACCAAAGTTCGCCTGATTCGCTTGCGTAATCCCTGGGGTCGGGTGCTGTGGAAGGGACCATGGAGTGCAAA TTCAAAGGAATGGTCGACCGTGTCCATCGCAGACAGGGaaagcttaaaaaaacagactgtagAGGAGAGTGAGTTCTG GATGTCTTTTAATGATTTCATGAGGAACTTCACAAAATTGGAGATGTGTAACCTAACCCCTGACACACTGGAGTGCgaagaaagaaacagctggACGGTATCGGTGAATGAGGGTCGCTGGGTGAGAGGCAGCTCTGCTGGCGGCTGCAGGAACTTCCCAG aAACATTCTGGACCAACCCTCAGTACCGGCTACAGCTGTATGAGGAGGATGATGACCCAGAGAACGGGGAGGTTGTCTGCACTGTAGTCGTGGCTCTGATGCAGAAAGGTCGACGGATGCAGCGTCATCAAGGGGCCAGATTCCTCACCATCGGATTTTCCATCTACGAG GTGCCGAAGGAG ATGCGTGGACAGAATCAACATCTGCAGAAGGATTTCTTCCTGTACACAGCCTCCAAAGCGAAATGCAAGACCTACATTAACCTGCGGGAGGTAACAGAGCGATTCCGTCTGCCTCCGGGAGAGTACGTCATCATTCCCACGACCTTTGAACCCCATCAGGAGGGGGAGTTCACTCTCAGGGTCTTCTCTGAGAAGCAGAACACGTCTGA GGAAGCAGAGGACACAATCGGCTCCGACCAAATGCAG CCTATTGTATTTGTGTCAGACAGAGCACGAGCCAACAAAGAAATCGAGCATGATGGCATTCggggggaaaagaagaagaaaccaaaG AGAAAACTACTCGAACCTGAGGAGgagactgaggaggaaaaacagtTCAGAGCCATTTTCAAACAGATTTCTGGTGAC GACATGCAGATCTGTGCCAATGAACTCAAGACGATCATGAAGAATGTACTCTCCAAAC ATAATGAAATAAAGTCAGAGGGTTTCAGCCTTGAGACGTGCCGGAGTATGATCGCCTTGATGGAT ACCGACGGAACAGGAAAGCTGAACCTACAGGAGTTCAAACACTTGTGGAAAAAGATCAAGGCGTGGCAG GTGATCTTCAAACAATACGATAAGAACAAATCCTGCTCCATCAGTAGCTTTGAGATGAGGAACGCTGTTAATGATGCAG GATTTCACCTCAACAACCAGTTATATAACATCATAGCGATGCGCTACGCAGACGAAAACCTCAACATCGACTTTGACAGTTACATCTGCTGTTTTGTGAGGCTAGAGGGCATGTTCA GAGCTTTCAATGCGTTTGACAAAGACGGAGATGGAATAATCAAGCTCAATGTCCTGGAG tGGCTTCAGCTGACCATGTACTCTTAA
- the capn3b gene encoding calpain-3b isoform X3 has translation MQICANELKTIMKNVLSKHNEIKSEGFSLETCRSMIALMDTDGTGKLNLQEFKHLWKKIKAWQVIFKQYDKNKSCSISSFEMRNAVNDAGFHLNNQLYNIIAMRYADENLNIDFDSYICCFVRLEGMFRAFNAFDKDGDGIIKLNVLEWLQLTMYS, from the exons ATGCAGATCTGTGCCAATGAACTCAAGACGATCATGAAGAATGTACTCTCCAAAC ATAATGAAATAAAGTCAGAGGGTTTCAGCCTTGAGACGTGCCGGAGTATGATCGCCTTGATGGAT ACCGACGGAACAGGAAAGCTGAACCTACAGGAGTTCAAACACTTGTGGAAAAAGATCAAGGCGTGGCAG GTGATCTTCAAACAATACGATAAGAACAAATCCTGCTCCATCAGTAGCTTTGAGATGAGGAACGCTGTTAATGATGCAG GATTTCACCTCAACAACCAGTTATATAACATCATAGCGATGCGCTACGCAGACGAAAACCTCAACATCGACTTTGACAGTTACATCTGCTGTTTTGTGAGGCTAGAGGGCATGTTCA GAGCTTTCAATGCGTTTGACAAAGACGGAGATGGAATAATCAAGCTCAATGTCCTGGAG tGGCTTCAGCTGACCATGTACTCTTAA
- the capn3b gene encoding calpain-3b isoform X1, giving the protein MEDGEYKGKEPLVEDTKVKILFETEASSGPDEKADYPNLGSNSIYSAILSRNEAVKDARRLKTFLELRDKYVKKNVVFEDPLFPANDSSLFYSHKPSMKFEWKRPSEICENPQFIIDGANRTDICQGELGDCWLLAAIACLTVNEKLLYRVVPSDQSFTENYAGIFHFQFWRYGEWIDVIVDDRLPTFNNQLVFTKSFRKNEFWSALFEKAYAKLHGSYEALKGGNTLEAMEDFTGGVTEFFELSEAPKDLYSIMRKALERGSLMGCSIDVTSAHEMETRTNQGLVRGHAYSIIGLAECDEVAKNTKVRLIRLRNPWGRVLWKGPWSANSKEWSTVSIADRESLKKQTVEESEFWMSFNDFMRNFTKLEMCNLTPDTLECEERNSWTVSVNEGRWVRGSSAGGCRNFPETFWTNPQYRLQLYEEDDDPENGEVVCTVVVALMQKGRRMQRHQGARFLTIGFSIYEVPKEMRGQNQHLQKDFFLYTASKAKCKTYINLREVTERFRLPPGEYVIIPTTFEPHQEGEFTLRVFSEKQNTSEEAEDTIGSDQMQQDKKKKDKPIVFVSDRARANKEIEHDGIRGEKKKKPKRKLLEPEEETEEEKQFRAIFKQISGDDMQICANELKTIMKNVLSKHNEIKSEGFSLETCRSMIALMDTDGTGKLNLQEFKHLWKKIKAWQVIFKQYDKNKSCSISSFEMRNAVNDAGFHLNNQLYNIIAMRYADENLNIDFDSYICCFVRLEGMFRAFNAFDKDGDGIIKLNVLEWLQLTMYS; this is encoded by the exons ATGGAGGACGGGGAATATAAAGGTAAAGAGCCTCTTGTTGAAGATACAAAGGTGAAGATACTTTTTGAAACTGAAGCATCATCTGGGCCCGATGAGAAAGCCGATTACCCCAATTTAGGGAGTAACTCGATCTACTCTGCGATTCTAAGCAGAAATGAGGCTGTTAAGGATGCCAGGCGTCTTAAGACTTTTTTGGAACTGCGAGACAAATACGTGAAGAAGAATGTGGTGTTTGAAGACCCTCTGTTTCCTGCAAATGACTCCTCGCTCTTCTACAGTCACAAACCTTCCATGAAGTTTGAGTGGAAGCGTCCCTCG GAAATTTGTGAAAATCCCCAATTCATCATCGATGGAGCCAACAGGACAGACATCTGTCAAGGAGAATTGG GTGACTGCTGGTTGCTGGCTGCCATCGCCTGTCTGACAGTGAACGAGAAGCTGCTGTACAGAGTGGTTCCCTCGGATCAGAGCTTCACTGAGAACTACGCCGGCATCTTCCACTTCCAG TTCTGGCGTTATGGGGAATGGATCGATGTCATTGTGGACGACCGCCTCCCCACCTTCAACAACCAGCTGGTTTTCACCAAATCTTTCAGAAAGAACGAGTTCTGGAGCGCACTTTTCGAAAAAGCTTATGCAAA GTTGCACGGGTCTTATGAGGCACTGAAAGGGGGTAACACTTTGGAAGCCATGGAGGATTTCACAGGAGGAGTAACTGAGTTCTTCGAGTTGTCTGAGGCGCCGAAAGATCTCTACAGCATCATGAGGAAGGCGCTGGAGAGAGGCTCGCTCATGGGATGCTCCATAGAT GTTACTTCAGCCCATGAAATGGAGACTCGGACTAATCAGGGGCTGGTTAGGGGTCATGCTTACTCCATCATAGGCCTGGCAGAG tgtGACGAGGTCGCAAAGAACACCAAAGTTCGCCTGATTCGCTTGCGTAATCCCTGGGGTCGGGTGCTGTGGAAGGGACCATGGAGTGCAAA TTCAAAGGAATGGTCGACCGTGTCCATCGCAGACAGGGaaagcttaaaaaaacagactgtagAGGAGAGTGAGTTCTG GATGTCTTTTAATGATTTCATGAGGAACTTCACAAAATTGGAGATGTGTAACCTAACCCCTGACACACTGGAGTGCgaagaaagaaacagctggACGGTATCGGTGAATGAGGGTCGCTGGGTGAGAGGCAGCTCTGCTGGCGGCTGCAGGAACTTCCCAG aAACATTCTGGACCAACCCTCAGTACCGGCTACAGCTGTATGAGGAGGATGATGACCCAGAGAACGGGGAGGTTGTCTGCACTGTAGTCGTGGCTCTGATGCAGAAAGGTCGACGGATGCAGCGTCATCAAGGGGCCAGATTCCTCACCATCGGATTTTCCATCTACGAG GTGCCGAAGGAG ATGCGTGGACAGAATCAACATCTGCAGAAGGATTTCTTCCTGTACACAGCCTCCAAAGCGAAATGCAAGACCTACATTAACCTGCGGGAGGTAACAGAGCGATTCCGTCTGCCTCCGGGAGAGTACGTCATCATTCCCACGACCTTTGAACCCCATCAGGAGGGGGAGTTCACTCTCAGGGTCTTCTCTGAGAAGCAGAACACGTCTGA GGAAGCAGAGGACACAATCGGCTCCGACCAAATGCAG caagacaagaaaaagaaagataag CCTATTGTATTTGTGTCAGACAGAGCACGAGCCAACAAAGAAATCGAGCATGATGGCATTCggggggaaaagaagaagaaaccaaaG AGAAAACTACTCGAACCTGAGGAGgagactgaggaggaaaaacagtTCAGAGCCATTTTCAAACAGATTTCTGGTGAC GACATGCAGATCTGTGCCAATGAACTCAAGACGATCATGAAGAATGTACTCTCCAAAC ATAATGAAATAAAGTCAGAGGGTTTCAGCCTTGAGACGTGCCGGAGTATGATCGCCTTGATGGAT ACCGACGGAACAGGAAAGCTGAACCTACAGGAGTTCAAACACTTGTGGAAAAAGATCAAGGCGTGGCAG GTGATCTTCAAACAATACGATAAGAACAAATCCTGCTCCATCAGTAGCTTTGAGATGAGGAACGCTGTTAATGATGCAG GATTTCACCTCAACAACCAGTTATATAACATCATAGCGATGCGCTACGCAGACGAAAACCTCAACATCGACTTTGACAGTTACATCTGCTGTTTTGTGAGGCTAGAGGGCATGTTCA GAGCTTTCAATGCGTTTGACAAAGACGGAGATGGAATAATCAAGCTCAATGTCCTGGAG tGGCTTCAGCTGACCATGTACTCTTAA